Proteins from a single region of Ziziphus jujuba cultivar Dongzao chromosome 1, ASM3175591v1:
- the LOC107413547 gene encoding uncharacterized protein LOC107413547 isoform X6, with translation MPPFKAKKLNHFVLHWLWYPSVIGILPLFSPGNNMKKPENHKTYSSRDALPGSQLWIDGLICAFEFIRGSKSSVQSKSGSRIPHRQQADDRHSRLRVPSTGFAERSSPRLDKNKVSENSSITELRDRVNDTIPFDDNKDSQVHQSTQLQSVENFEDLAAPYWERPAGPIWWCHLSAGHPSVEAWLSTAQWLHPAVSLALRNESRLISERMKHLLYEVPVRASGGLLFELLGQSAGDPFVEEDDIPIVLRSWQAQNFLVTVLHVKGTVSSINVLGIAEVQELLSAGGYNAPRTIHEVIAHLACRLTRWDDRLFRKSIFGAADEIELKFMNRRNHEDMNLFSVILNQEIRKLSRQVIRVKWSLHAREEIVFELLQLLRGNTARLLLEGIRKSTREMIEEQEAVRGRLFTIQDVMQSTVRAWLQDRSLRVTHNLAVFGGCGLVLSIITGLFGINVDGIPGAENTPYAFGLFSAVLFCIGVILIVLGLLYLGLKRPITEEQVEVRKFELQELVKMFQHEAETHAQVRKNVSRNNLPPTAGDMIPDDADYVLIQ, from the exons ATGCCGCCTTTCAAAGCAAAAAAGCTTAACCATTTTGTCTTGCACTGGCTGTGGTATCCTTCTGTAATAGGAATTCTACCTTTATTCTCCCCTG GGAATAACATGAAGAAACCAGAGAACCATAAAACTTATTCAAGTAGAGATGCCTTGCCTGGAAGCCAACTTTGGATTGATGGGCTTATCTGTGCTTTTGAATTTATTCGAGGCTCAAAAAGCTCTGTTCAATCAAAATCTGGTTCTAGAATCCCACATAGACAACAGGCTGATGACCGTCATTCAAGGTTACGTGTGCCTTCAACTGGATTTGCTGAGCGATCATCTCCGAGACTGGATAAGAATAAAGTGTCTGAGAACTCATCTATAACTGAACTCAGGGATAGGGTCAATGATACTATTCCTTTTGATGACAACAAAGATAGCCAGGTCCATCAATCAACCCAGCTTCAAAGcgttgaaaattttgaag ATTTAGCTGCTCCTTATTGGGAGCGTCCAGCAGGTCCCATATGGTGGTGCCATTTGTCTGCAGGTCACCCCTCTGTTGAGGCATGGCTTAGCACTGCTCAGTGGTTGCATCCTGCTGTTAGTTTGGCTTTAAGAAATGAAAGCCGACTGATAAGCGAGCGGATGAAACACTTACTTTATGAG GTCCCAGTTAGAGCTTCTGGAGGGCTGCTATTTGAGCTTTTGGGTCAGTCAGCTGGTGATccatttgttgaagaagatgacaTCCCCATTGTACTTAGATCCTGGCAAGCACAGAACTTCTTAGTAACTGTATTGCATGTAAAAGGCACTGTGTCAAGCATAAACGTTTTGGGCATTGCAGAAGTTCAG GAACTTCTTTCTGCTGGAGGTTATAATGCACCAAGAACAATTCATGAAGTCATAGCACATCTAGCTTGCCGTCTCACTCGATGGGATGATAG GTTATTCCGCAAATCCATATTTGGGGCGGCAGATGAGATTGAATTGAAATTTATGAAcag GAGAAACCATGAGGATATGAATCTTTTTAGCGTAATTCTGAACCAGGAAATCAGAAAGTTATCAAGACAG GTTATAAGAGTGAAATGGTCTCTTCATGCCAGAGAAGAGATTGTATTTGAGCTTCTCCAACTTTTAAGAGGAAATACAGCAAGACTCTTACTAGAGGGAATAAGAAAAAGTACCAGGGAAATGATAGAGGAGCAAGAAGCTGTTCGTGGCCGCTTGTTTACCATTCAAGATGTAATGCAGAGTACCGTCCGGGCGTGGTTGCAG GACAGAAGTCTTAGGGTAACACATAACCTGGCTGTCTTTGGAGGCTGTGGCTTGGTTCTCTCAATCATAACAGGGCTTTTTGGAATCAATGTTGATGGAATCCCTGGGGCAGAGAATACACCATATGCATTTGGTCTATTTTCAGCTGTCCTTTTCTGCATAGGAGTCATACTAATCGTACTTGGATTGCTTTATCTTGGTTTGAAAAGGCCTATCACTGAAGAGCAGGTTGAAGTCAGGAAGTTTGAGCTGCAAGAGTTGGTTAAGATGTTTCAGCATGAGGCAGAAACTCATGCCCAGGTTCGTAAAAATGTTTCTCGGAATAACTTGCCCCCAACTGCGGGCGATATGATCCCAGATGATGCAGATTATGTTCTCATCCAATGA
- the LOC107413547 gene encoding uncharacterized protein LOC107413547 isoform X1: protein MPPFKAKKLNHFVLHWLWYPSVIGILPLFSPGNNMKKPENHKTYSSRDALPGSQLWIDGLICAFEFIRGSKSSVQSKSGSRIPHRQQADDRHSRLRVPSTGFAERSSPRLDKNKVSENSSITELRDRVNDTIPFDDNKDSQVHQSTQLQSVENFEGSHWIPIGWARIYELVHNVQVDSSWEAQQLECVDDEDDLTVADLAAPYWERPAGPIWWCHLSAGHPSVEAWLSTAQWLHPAVSLALRNESRLISERMKHLLYEVPVRASGGLLFELLGQSAGDPFVEEDDIPIVLRSWQAQNFLVTVLHVKGTVSSINVLGIAEVQELLSAGGYNAPRTIHEVIAHLACRLTRWDDRLFRKSIFGAADEIELKFMNRRNHEDMNLFSVILNQEIRKLSRQVIRVKWSLHAREEIVFELLQLLRGNTARLLLEGIRKSTREMIEEQEAVRGRLFTIQDVMQSTVRAWLQDRSLRVTHNLAVFGGCGLVLSIITGLFGINVDGIPGAENTPYAFGLFSAVLFCIGVILIVLGLLYLGLKRPITEEQVEVRKFELQELVKMFQHEAETHAQVRKNVSRNNLPPTAGDMIPDDADYVLIQ from the exons ATGCCGCCTTTCAAAGCAAAAAAGCTTAACCATTTTGTCTTGCACTGGCTGTGGTATCCTTCTGTAATAGGAATTCTACCTTTATTCTCCCCTG GGAATAACATGAAGAAACCAGAGAACCATAAAACTTATTCAAGTAGAGATGCCTTGCCTGGAAGCCAACTTTGGATTGATGGGCTTATCTGTGCTTTTGAATTTATTCGAGGCTCAAAAAGCTCTGTTCAATCAAAATCTGGTTCTAGAATCCCACATAGACAACAGGCTGATGACCGTCATTCAAGGTTACGTGTGCCTTCAACTGGATTTGCTGAGCGATCATCTCCGAGACTGGATAAGAATAAAGTGTCTGAGAACTCATCTATAACTGAACTCAGGGATAGGGTCAATGATACTATTCCTTTTGATGACAACAAAGATAGCCAGGTCCATCAATCAACCCAGCTTCAAAGcgttgaaaattttgaaggtAGCCATTGGATACCAATTGGGTGGGCCAGGATATATGAACTTGTCCATAATGTGCAAGTTGATTCTAGTTGGGAAGCTCAGCAGCTTGAGTGTGTGGATGATGAGGATGACTTAACTGTTGCAGATTTAGCTGCTCCTTATTGGGAGCGTCCAGCAGGTCCCATATGGTGGTGCCATTTGTCTGCAGGTCACCCCTCTGTTGAGGCATGGCTTAGCACTGCTCAGTGGTTGCATCCTGCTGTTAGTTTGGCTTTAAGAAATGAAAGCCGACTGATAAGCGAGCGGATGAAACACTTACTTTATGAG GTCCCAGTTAGAGCTTCTGGAGGGCTGCTATTTGAGCTTTTGGGTCAGTCAGCTGGTGATccatttgttgaagaagatgacaTCCCCATTGTACTTAGATCCTGGCAAGCACAGAACTTCTTAGTAACTGTATTGCATGTAAAAGGCACTGTGTCAAGCATAAACGTTTTGGGCATTGCAGAAGTTCAG GAACTTCTTTCTGCTGGAGGTTATAATGCACCAAGAACAATTCATGAAGTCATAGCACATCTAGCTTGCCGTCTCACTCGATGGGATGATAG GTTATTCCGCAAATCCATATTTGGGGCGGCAGATGAGATTGAATTGAAATTTATGAAcag GAGAAACCATGAGGATATGAATCTTTTTAGCGTAATTCTGAACCAGGAAATCAGAAAGTTATCAAGACAG GTTATAAGAGTGAAATGGTCTCTTCATGCCAGAGAAGAGATTGTATTTGAGCTTCTCCAACTTTTAAGAGGAAATACAGCAAGACTCTTACTAGAGGGAATAAGAAAAAGTACCAGGGAAATGATAGAGGAGCAAGAAGCTGTTCGTGGCCGCTTGTTTACCATTCAAGATGTAATGCAGAGTACCGTCCGGGCGTGGTTGCAG GACAGAAGTCTTAGGGTAACACATAACCTGGCTGTCTTTGGAGGCTGTGGCTTGGTTCTCTCAATCATAACAGGGCTTTTTGGAATCAATGTTGATGGAATCCCTGGGGCAGAGAATACACCATATGCATTTGGTCTATTTTCAGCTGTCCTTTTCTGCATAGGAGTCATACTAATCGTACTTGGATTGCTTTATCTTGGTTTGAAAAGGCCTATCACTGAAGAGCAGGTTGAAGTCAGGAAGTTTGAGCTGCAAGAGTTGGTTAAGATGTTTCAGCATGAGGCAGAAACTCATGCCCAGGTTCGTAAAAATGTTTCTCGGAATAACTTGCCCCCAACTGCGGGCGATATGATCCCAGATGATGCAGATTATGTTCTCATCCAATGA
- the LOC107413547 gene encoding uncharacterized protein LOC107413547 isoform X2, with translation MCTGRKLLRQSYLLGMSCLQLTSGNNMKKPENHKTYSSRDALPGSQLWIDGLICAFEFIRGSKSSVQSKSGSRIPHRQQADDRHSRLRVPSTGFAERSSPRLDKNKVSENSSITELRDRVNDTIPFDDNKDSQVHQSTQLQSVENFEGSHWIPIGWARIYELVHNVQVDSSWEAQQLECVDDEDDLTVADLAAPYWERPAGPIWWCHLSAGHPSVEAWLSTAQWLHPAVSLALRNESRLISERMKHLLYEVPVRASGGLLFELLGQSAGDPFVEEDDIPIVLRSWQAQNFLVTVLHVKGTVSSINVLGIAEVQELLSAGGYNAPRTIHEVIAHLACRLTRWDDRLFRKSIFGAADEIELKFMNRRNHEDMNLFSVILNQEIRKLSRQVIRVKWSLHAREEIVFELLQLLRGNTARLLLEGIRKSTREMIEEQEAVRGRLFTIQDVMQSTVRAWLQDRSLRVTHNLAVFGGCGLVLSIITGLFGINVDGIPGAENTPYAFGLFSAVLFCIGVILIVLGLLYLGLKRPITEEQVEVRKFELQELVKMFQHEAETHAQVRKNVSRNNLPPTAGDMIPDDADYVLIQ, from the exons ATGTGCACAGGAAGAAAATTACTGCGTCAATCT TACTTACTTGGAATGAGCTGCTTGCAGCTTACCTCTG GGAATAACATGAAGAAACCAGAGAACCATAAAACTTATTCAAGTAGAGATGCCTTGCCTGGAAGCCAACTTTGGATTGATGGGCTTATCTGTGCTTTTGAATTTATTCGAGGCTCAAAAAGCTCTGTTCAATCAAAATCTGGTTCTAGAATCCCACATAGACAACAGGCTGATGACCGTCATTCAAGGTTACGTGTGCCTTCAACTGGATTTGCTGAGCGATCATCTCCGAGACTGGATAAGAATAAAGTGTCTGAGAACTCATCTATAACTGAACTCAGGGATAGGGTCAATGATACTATTCCTTTTGATGACAACAAAGATAGCCAGGTCCATCAATCAACCCAGCTTCAAAGcgttgaaaattttgaaggtAGCCATTGGATACCAATTGGGTGGGCCAGGATATATGAACTTGTCCATAATGTGCAAGTTGATTCTAGTTGGGAAGCTCAGCAGCTTGAGTGTGTGGATGATGAGGATGACTTAACTGTTGCAGATTTAGCTGCTCCTTATTGGGAGCGTCCAGCAGGTCCCATATGGTGGTGCCATTTGTCTGCAGGTCACCCCTCTGTTGAGGCATGGCTTAGCACTGCTCAGTGGTTGCATCCTGCTGTTAGTTTGGCTTTAAGAAATGAAAGCCGACTGATAAGCGAGCGGATGAAACACTTACTTTATGAG GTCCCAGTTAGAGCTTCTGGAGGGCTGCTATTTGAGCTTTTGGGTCAGTCAGCTGGTGATccatttgttgaagaagatgacaTCCCCATTGTACTTAGATCCTGGCAAGCACAGAACTTCTTAGTAACTGTATTGCATGTAAAAGGCACTGTGTCAAGCATAAACGTTTTGGGCATTGCAGAAGTTCAG GAACTTCTTTCTGCTGGAGGTTATAATGCACCAAGAACAATTCATGAAGTCATAGCACATCTAGCTTGCCGTCTCACTCGATGGGATGATAG GTTATTCCGCAAATCCATATTTGGGGCGGCAGATGAGATTGAATTGAAATTTATGAAcag GAGAAACCATGAGGATATGAATCTTTTTAGCGTAATTCTGAACCAGGAAATCAGAAAGTTATCAAGACAG GTTATAAGAGTGAAATGGTCTCTTCATGCCAGAGAAGAGATTGTATTTGAGCTTCTCCAACTTTTAAGAGGAAATACAGCAAGACTCTTACTAGAGGGAATAAGAAAAAGTACCAGGGAAATGATAGAGGAGCAAGAAGCTGTTCGTGGCCGCTTGTTTACCATTCAAGATGTAATGCAGAGTACCGTCCGGGCGTGGTTGCAG GACAGAAGTCTTAGGGTAACACATAACCTGGCTGTCTTTGGAGGCTGTGGCTTGGTTCTCTCAATCATAACAGGGCTTTTTGGAATCAATGTTGATGGAATCCCTGGGGCAGAGAATACACCATATGCATTTGGTCTATTTTCAGCTGTCCTTTTCTGCATAGGAGTCATACTAATCGTACTTGGATTGCTTTATCTTGGTTTGAAAAGGCCTATCACTGAAGAGCAGGTTGAAGTCAGGAAGTTTGAGCTGCAAGAGTTGGTTAAGATGTTTCAGCATGAGGCAGAAACTCATGCCCAGGTTCGTAAAAATGTTTCTCGGAATAACTTGCCCCCAACTGCGGGCGATATGATCCCAGATGATGCAGATTATGTTCTCATCCAATGA
- the LOC107413547 gene encoding uncharacterized protein LOC107413547 isoform X3: MSCLQLTSGNNMKKPENHKTYSSRDALPGSQLWIDGLICAFEFIRGSKSSVQSKSGSRIPHRQQADDRHSRLRVPSTGFAERSSPRLDKNKVSENSSITELRDRVNDTIPFDDNKDSQVHQSTQLQSVENFEGSHWIPIGWARIYELVHNVQVDSSWEAQQLECVDDEDDLTVADLAAPYWERPAGPIWWCHLSAGHPSVEAWLSTAQWLHPAVSLALRNESRLISERMKHLLYEVPVRASGGLLFELLGQSAGDPFVEEDDIPIVLRSWQAQNFLVTVLHVKGTVSSINVLGIAEVQELLSAGGYNAPRTIHEVIAHLACRLTRWDDRLFRKSIFGAADEIELKFMNRRNHEDMNLFSVILNQEIRKLSRQVIRVKWSLHAREEIVFELLQLLRGNTARLLLEGIRKSTREMIEEQEAVRGRLFTIQDVMQSTVRAWLQDRSLRVTHNLAVFGGCGLVLSIITGLFGINVDGIPGAENTPYAFGLFSAVLFCIGVILIVLGLLYLGLKRPITEEQVEVRKFELQELVKMFQHEAETHAQVRKNVSRNNLPPTAGDMIPDDADYVLIQ, encoded by the exons ATGAGCTGCTTGCAGCTTACCTCTG GGAATAACATGAAGAAACCAGAGAACCATAAAACTTATTCAAGTAGAGATGCCTTGCCTGGAAGCCAACTTTGGATTGATGGGCTTATCTGTGCTTTTGAATTTATTCGAGGCTCAAAAAGCTCTGTTCAATCAAAATCTGGTTCTAGAATCCCACATAGACAACAGGCTGATGACCGTCATTCAAGGTTACGTGTGCCTTCAACTGGATTTGCTGAGCGATCATCTCCGAGACTGGATAAGAATAAAGTGTCTGAGAACTCATCTATAACTGAACTCAGGGATAGGGTCAATGATACTATTCCTTTTGATGACAACAAAGATAGCCAGGTCCATCAATCAACCCAGCTTCAAAGcgttgaaaattttgaaggtAGCCATTGGATACCAATTGGGTGGGCCAGGATATATGAACTTGTCCATAATGTGCAAGTTGATTCTAGTTGGGAAGCTCAGCAGCTTGAGTGTGTGGATGATGAGGATGACTTAACTGTTGCAGATTTAGCTGCTCCTTATTGGGAGCGTCCAGCAGGTCCCATATGGTGGTGCCATTTGTCTGCAGGTCACCCCTCTGTTGAGGCATGGCTTAGCACTGCTCAGTGGTTGCATCCTGCTGTTAGTTTGGCTTTAAGAAATGAAAGCCGACTGATAAGCGAGCGGATGAAACACTTACTTTATGAG GTCCCAGTTAGAGCTTCTGGAGGGCTGCTATTTGAGCTTTTGGGTCAGTCAGCTGGTGATccatttgttgaagaagatgacaTCCCCATTGTACTTAGATCCTGGCAAGCACAGAACTTCTTAGTAACTGTATTGCATGTAAAAGGCACTGTGTCAAGCATAAACGTTTTGGGCATTGCAGAAGTTCAG GAACTTCTTTCTGCTGGAGGTTATAATGCACCAAGAACAATTCATGAAGTCATAGCACATCTAGCTTGCCGTCTCACTCGATGGGATGATAG GTTATTCCGCAAATCCATATTTGGGGCGGCAGATGAGATTGAATTGAAATTTATGAAcag GAGAAACCATGAGGATATGAATCTTTTTAGCGTAATTCTGAACCAGGAAATCAGAAAGTTATCAAGACAG GTTATAAGAGTGAAATGGTCTCTTCATGCCAGAGAAGAGATTGTATTTGAGCTTCTCCAACTTTTAAGAGGAAATACAGCAAGACTCTTACTAGAGGGAATAAGAAAAAGTACCAGGGAAATGATAGAGGAGCAAGAAGCTGTTCGTGGCCGCTTGTTTACCATTCAAGATGTAATGCAGAGTACCGTCCGGGCGTGGTTGCAG GACAGAAGTCTTAGGGTAACACATAACCTGGCTGTCTTTGGAGGCTGTGGCTTGGTTCTCTCAATCATAACAGGGCTTTTTGGAATCAATGTTGATGGAATCCCTGGGGCAGAGAATACACCATATGCATTTGGTCTATTTTCAGCTGTCCTTTTCTGCATAGGAGTCATACTAATCGTACTTGGATTGCTTTATCTTGGTTTGAAAAGGCCTATCACTGAAGAGCAGGTTGAAGTCAGGAAGTTTGAGCTGCAAGAGTTGGTTAAGATGTTTCAGCATGAGGCAGAAACTCATGCCCAGGTTCGTAAAAATGTTTCTCGGAATAACTTGCCCCCAACTGCGGGCGATATGATCCCAGATGATGCAGATTATGTTCTCATCCAATGA
- the LOC107413547 gene encoding uncharacterized protein LOC107413547 isoform X4, producing the protein MTIFTVGNNMKKPENHKTYSSRDALPGSQLWIDGLICAFEFIRGSKSSVQSKSGSRIPHRQQADDRHSRLRVPSTGFAERSSPRLDKNKVSENSSITELRDRVNDTIPFDDNKDSQVHQSTQLQSVENFEGSHWIPIGWARIYELVHNVQVDSSWEAQQLECVDDEDDLTVADLAAPYWERPAGPIWWCHLSAGHPSVEAWLSTAQWLHPAVSLALRNESRLISERMKHLLYEVPVRASGGLLFELLGQSAGDPFVEEDDIPIVLRSWQAQNFLVTVLHVKGTVSSINVLGIAEVQELLSAGGYNAPRTIHEVIAHLACRLTRWDDRLFRKSIFGAADEIELKFMNRRNHEDMNLFSVILNQEIRKLSRQVIRVKWSLHAREEIVFELLQLLRGNTARLLLEGIRKSTREMIEEQEAVRGRLFTIQDVMQSTVRAWLQDRSLRVTHNLAVFGGCGLVLSIITGLFGINVDGIPGAENTPYAFGLFSAVLFCIGVILIVLGLLYLGLKRPITEEQVEVRKFELQELVKMFQHEAETHAQVRKNVSRNNLPPTAGDMIPDDADYVLIQ; encoded by the exons ATGACAATTTTTACTGTAGGGAATAACATGAAGAAACCAGAGAACCATAAAACTTATTCAAGTAGAGATGCCTTGCCTGGAAGCCAACTTTGGATTGATGGGCTTATCTGTGCTTTTGAATTTATTCGAGGCTCAAAAAGCTCTGTTCAATCAAAATCTGGTTCTAGAATCCCACATAGACAACAGGCTGATGACCGTCATTCAAGGTTACGTGTGCCTTCAACTGGATTTGCTGAGCGATCATCTCCGAGACTGGATAAGAATAAAGTGTCTGAGAACTCATCTATAACTGAACTCAGGGATAGGGTCAATGATACTATTCCTTTTGATGACAACAAAGATAGCCAGGTCCATCAATCAACCCAGCTTCAAAGcgttgaaaattttgaaggtAGCCATTGGATACCAATTGGGTGGGCCAGGATATATGAACTTGTCCATAATGTGCAAGTTGATTCTAGTTGGGAAGCTCAGCAGCTTGAGTGTGTGGATGATGAGGATGACTTAACTGTTGCAGATTTAGCTGCTCCTTATTGGGAGCGTCCAGCAGGTCCCATATGGTGGTGCCATTTGTCTGCAGGTCACCCCTCTGTTGAGGCATGGCTTAGCACTGCTCAGTGGTTGCATCCTGCTGTTAGTTTGGCTTTAAGAAATGAAAGCCGACTGATAAGCGAGCGGATGAAACACTTACTTTATGAG GTCCCAGTTAGAGCTTCTGGAGGGCTGCTATTTGAGCTTTTGGGTCAGTCAGCTGGTGATccatttgttgaagaagatgacaTCCCCATTGTACTTAGATCCTGGCAAGCACAGAACTTCTTAGTAACTGTATTGCATGTAAAAGGCACTGTGTCAAGCATAAACGTTTTGGGCATTGCAGAAGTTCAG GAACTTCTTTCTGCTGGAGGTTATAATGCACCAAGAACAATTCATGAAGTCATAGCACATCTAGCTTGCCGTCTCACTCGATGGGATGATAG GTTATTCCGCAAATCCATATTTGGGGCGGCAGATGAGATTGAATTGAAATTTATGAAcag GAGAAACCATGAGGATATGAATCTTTTTAGCGTAATTCTGAACCAGGAAATCAGAAAGTTATCAAGACAG GTTATAAGAGTGAAATGGTCTCTTCATGCCAGAGAAGAGATTGTATTTGAGCTTCTCCAACTTTTAAGAGGAAATACAGCAAGACTCTTACTAGAGGGAATAAGAAAAAGTACCAGGGAAATGATAGAGGAGCAAGAAGCTGTTCGTGGCCGCTTGTTTACCATTCAAGATGTAATGCAGAGTACCGTCCGGGCGTGGTTGCAG GACAGAAGTCTTAGGGTAACACATAACCTGGCTGTCTTTGGAGGCTGTGGCTTGGTTCTCTCAATCATAACAGGGCTTTTTGGAATCAATGTTGATGGAATCCCTGGGGCAGAGAATACACCATATGCATTTGGTCTATTTTCAGCTGTCCTTTTCTGCATAGGAGTCATACTAATCGTACTTGGATTGCTTTATCTTGGTTTGAAAAGGCCTATCACTGAAGAGCAGGTTGAAGTCAGGAAGTTTGAGCTGCAAGAGTTGGTTAAGATGTTTCAGCATGAGGCAGAAACTCATGCCCAGGTTCGTAAAAATGTTTCTCGGAATAACTTGCCCCCAACTGCGGGCGATATGATCCCAGATGATGCAGATTATGTTCTCATCCAATGA
- the LOC107413547 gene encoding uncharacterized protein LOC107413547 isoform X5, with product MKKPENHKTYSSRDALPGSQLWIDGLICAFEFIRGSKSSVQSKSGSRIPHRQQADDRHSRLRVPSTGFAERSSPRLDKNKVSENSSITELRDRVNDTIPFDDNKDSQVHQSTQLQSVENFEGSHWIPIGWARIYELVHNVQVDSSWEAQQLECVDDEDDLTVADLAAPYWERPAGPIWWCHLSAGHPSVEAWLSTAQWLHPAVSLALRNESRLISERMKHLLYEVPVRASGGLLFELLGQSAGDPFVEEDDIPIVLRSWQAQNFLVTVLHVKGTVSSINVLGIAEVQELLSAGGYNAPRTIHEVIAHLACRLTRWDDRLFRKSIFGAADEIELKFMNRRNHEDMNLFSVILNQEIRKLSRQVIRVKWSLHAREEIVFELLQLLRGNTARLLLEGIRKSTREMIEEQEAVRGRLFTIQDVMQSTVRAWLQDRSLRVTHNLAVFGGCGLVLSIITGLFGINVDGIPGAENTPYAFGLFSAVLFCIGVILIVLGLLYLGLKRPITEEQVEVRKFELQELVKMFQHEAETHAQVRKNVSRNNLPPTAGDMIPDDADYVLIQ from the exons ATGAAGAAACCAGAGAACCATAAAACTTATTCAAGTAGAGATGCCTTGCCTGGAAGCCAACTTTGGATTGATGGGCTTATCTGTGCTTTTGAATTTATTCGAGGCTCAAAAAGCTCTGTTCAATCAAAATCTGGTTCTAGAATCCCACATAGACAACAGGCTGATGACCGTCATTCAAGGTTACGTGTGCCTTCAACTGGATTTGCTGAGCGATCATCTCCGAGACTGGATAAGAATAAAGTGTCTGAGAACTCATCTATAACTGAACTCAGGGATAGGGTCAATGATACTATTCCTTTTGATGACAACAAAGATAGCCAGGTCCATCAATCAACCCAGCTTCAAAGcgttgaaaattttgaaggtAGCCATTGGATACCAATTGGGTGGGCCAGGATATATGAACTTGTCCATAATGTGCAAGTTGATTCTAGTTGGGAAGCTCAGCAGCTTGAGTGTGTGGATGATGAGGATGACTTAACTGTTGCAGATTTAGCTGCTCCTTATTGGGAGCGTCCAGCAGGTCCCATATGGTGGTGCCATTTGTCTGCAGGTCACCCCTCTGTTGAGGCATGGCTTAGCACTGCTCAGTGGTTGCATCCTGCTGTTAGTTTGGCTTTAAGAAATGAAAGCCGACTGATAAGCGAGCGGATGAAACACTTACTTTATGAG GTCCCAGTTAGAGCTTCTGGAGGGCTGCTATTTGAGCTTTTGGGTCAGTCAGCTGGTGATccatttgttgaagaagatgacaTCCCCATTGTACTTAGATCCTGGCAAGCACAGAACTTCTTAGTAACTGTATTGCATGTAAAAGGCACTGTGTCAAGCATAAACGTTTTGGGCATTGCAGAAGTTCAG GAACTTCTTTCTGCTGGAGGTTATAATGCACCAAGAACAATTCATGAAGTCATAGCACATCTAGCTTGCCGTCTCACTCGATGGGATGATAG GTTATTCCGCAAATCCATATTTGGGGCGGCAGATGAGATTGAATTGAAATTTATGAAcag GAGAAACCATGAGGATATGAATCTTTTTAGCGTAATTCTGAACCAGGAAATCAGAAAGTTATCAAGACAG GTTATAAGAGTGAAATGGTCTCTTCATGCCAGAGAAGAGATTGTATTTGAGCTTCTCCAACTTTTAAGAGGAAATACAGCAAGACTCTTACTAGAGGGAATAAGAAAAAGTACCAGGGAAATGATAGAGGAGCAAGAAGCTGTTCGTGGCCGCTTGTTTACCATTCAAGATGTAATGCAGAGTACCGTCCGGGCGTGGTTGCAG GACAGAAGTCTTAGGGTAACACATAACCTGGCTGTCTTTGGAGGCTGTGGCTTGGTTCTCTCAATCATAACAGGGCTTTTTGGAATCAATGTTGATGGAATCCCTGGGGCAGAGAATACACCATATGCATTTGGTCTATTTTCAGCTGTCCTTTTCTGCATAGGAGTCATACTAATCGTACTTGGATTGCTTTATCTTGGTTTGAAAAGGCCTATCACTGAAGAGCAGGTTGAAGTCAGGAAGTTTGAGCTGCAAGAGTTGGTTAAGATGTTTCAGCATGAGGCAGAAACTCATGCCCAGGTTCGTAAAAATGTTTCTCGGAATAACTTGCCCCCAACTGCGGGCGATATGATCCCAGATGATGCAGATTATGTTCTCATCCAATGA